A genomic segment from Saprospiraceae bacterium encodes:
- the prmA gene encoding 50S ribosomal protein L11 methyltransferase: MDCYQYRFTIEPALREVLLAFLADLPFDAFEEEEEELIAFCSTTVDVDQLEENLSNLAATFPFKYEKKLIPYQNWNAIWEENFNPIIVDTFCAIRADFHPSFPQVEHEILIHPKMAFGTGHHATTLMMIQMMRELQMEKAKVLDFGCGTGILAILASKMGALLIDAVDIEQPAFENTIENCQINDVDNVQVYFGGLDTIHDNGYDIILANINRNVILSSLDTLYKKLKRSGVLLISGILIDDEVLVLEKVKSTGFTVDVKKQLDQWSCISLLS, from the coding sequence ATGGATTGTTACCAATATCGTTTTACTATTGAGCCCGCCCTGAGAGAGGTATTACTTGCCTTTTTAGCGGATTTACCTTTCGATGCTTTTGAAGAAGAAGAGGAGGAATTAATCGCTTTTTGTTCCACCACGGTCGATGTAGACCAATTGGAAGAAAATTTAAGCAACCTAGCAGCTACTTTTCCGTTTAAGTACGAAAAGAAGCTCATTCCCTATCAAAATTGGAATGCTATCTGGGAGGAAAACTTTAATCCGATCATAGTCGATACTTTCTGCGCCATTAGGGCAGATTTCCACCCCTCTTTCCCTCAAGTTGAACACGAAATACTGATTCATCCGAAAATGGCTTTCGGAACAGGGCATCATGCCACTACTTTGATGATGATCCAGATGATGCGAGAGCTGCAAATGGAAAAGGCCAAAGTCTTGGATTTTGGATGTGGTACGGGTATCCTGGCTATTTTGGCTTCCAAGATGGGCGCCTTACTTATTGATGCTGTCGATATCGAGCAGCCAGCTTTTGAAAACACTATCGAAAACTGTCAGATAAATGACGTAGATAATGTTCAGGTTTACTTCGGCGGCCTAGATACTATCCATGATAATGGATATGATATTATATTAGCTAATATCAACAGAAATGTAATTTTGAGTAGCCTCGATACGTTATATAAGAAGCTGAAAAGGAGCGGGGTTTTGCTCATCTCCGGCATTTTAATAGACGATGAAGTGCTTGTTCTGGAGAAAGTAAAATCCACCGGATTTACGGTTGATGTGAAAAAGCAGCTGGATCAATGGAGTTGTATTTCCTTACTATCATGA
- the folD gene encoding bifunctional methylenetetrahydrofolate dehydrogenase/methenyltetrahydrofolate cyclohydrolase FolD: MSNILDGNALAKKIKDELASTVASMMINGGKIPHLVAVLIGDDPASQVYVRNKVKSCEQVGFKSTLIRRPAAIEENELLEIVAQLNKDPDVDGFIVQLPLPKHIDEQKVTLAIDPKKDVDGFHPSNFGRMAQGLPAYLPATPNGILEMLSRYDIPTEGKEIVVLGRSNIVGMPISILLAQKNYPGNATVTICHSRTKETIEHTRRADIIIAAIGQPEFLTADMVKDGVVIIDVGMNRVEDDQAKRGYRLCGDVDFASVAPKASLITPVPGGVGPMTVVSLLMNTLKASKGEV; encoded by the coding sequence ATGAGTAACATTTTAGATGGAAATGCACTGGCTAAAAAGATTAAGGATGAACTGGCCTCAACAGTGGCTTCCATGATGATTAATGGAGGTAAAATACCGCATCTGGTTGCCGTTTTGATAGGCGATGATCCTGCTAGTCAAGTGTATGTTAGAAACAAGGTGAAATCCTGCGAGCAGGTGGGTTTTAAATCGACTCTCATCCGACGACCTGCTGCTATCGAAGAAAACGAACTGCTCGAAATTGTAGCCCAACTGAACAAAGACCCCGACGTTGACGGTTTTATTGTTCAATTGCCGCTGCCCAAGCATATTGATGAACAGAAAGTTACCTTGGCCATTGATCCCAAGAAAGATGTTGATGGTTTTCACCCTAGCAATTTTGGCCGGATGGCCCAAGGCTTGCCGGCCTATTTGCCCGCGACACCCAATGGGATTTTAGAAATGCTAAGCCGTTATGATATCCCGACGGAAGGAAAAGAAATTGTCGTATTGGGTAGAAGCAATATCGTAGGAATGCCTATCAGTATTTTGTTAGCACAGAAAAACTATCCTGGTAATGCGACTGTTACTATTTGTCATAGCAGGACCAAGGAAACCATTGAGCATACTCGGCGGGCGGATATCATTATCGCGGCCATTGGACAACCTGAATTTCTAACAGCAGATATGGTTAAGGATGGTGTGGTCATAATTGATGTCGGAATGAATAGAGTGGAAGATGACCAAGCCAAACGAGGTTATAGATTGTGCGGCGATGTTGATTTCGCCTCGGTTGCGCCCAAAGCCAGTCTGATTACACCTGTACCCGGCGGCGTAGGACCAATGACCGTTGTGTCTCTTTTAATGAATACCCTGAAGGCAAGTAAAGGAGAAGTTTAA
- a CDS encoding proprotein convertase P-domain-containing protein, which translates to MAICKRICSVLMIVIPLFSSPLFGQGNVFNITQGNIQTCSGDFVDSGGRFGNYGPNERDTVVICPSEPGNYIRLTFTSGIAIDPNDRLIIYDTTYINPNLELVTSEEMENLSNPFIAQATAVNPSGCLTLLFISDGTDEGEGWNAEIQCTQRCQKIEAVIVNSDPIINPPDTGYMDICPGEMVQLSGQGLYSQNNLFYQQSDLTSSFLWNFGDGTEAVGPNVTHVYDDPGGYIVQLTITDNQGCRNYNFLSQRVRVAPYPSFETFTDFADQSCSNDTISLKATLNASEGGNVIAYPGETGFLAGGVLSDSLALPDGTGVVYETSILLTDFSPGQRLENVNDLLNVFVNMEHSWLFDIDVFLRCPDGTQIILQKQEFQVNEVHLGEPVDGDENIPNSVGVGYDYFWTPNATQTWTQYINQFDPETLPTGNYKPFQPFSNLQGCPLNGEWTIIVQDLWAVDNGWIFEWGINFNPTIYPKLEKFTVPIVDLSWEQNPSYLFNSADSLADILPFAGSESYTLNVTDAFGCVTDTTINVVVLPQNHPDCRDCQEIIQEAADVLLCDPQAVSFDVNANLPTQETLVFSSSPNHPLGAANSPPSNPYLGYLSVNGVRPVTLTSPFTQITSICIDIETDWDDDLEIFLIAPSGEVLELSTNNGGGGQNYTNTCFSSSAPISITAGTPPFTGSFQPEGSWSDLQGATINGNWAIQVSDAFGPLQVGRLNSWSITFVSNNEVSYSWTPSTGLSCTNCPNPTANPGVSTNYILSASDDYGCTAVDTISVVFLDDITAPIVSCDVTDLGQITYTWSQVNDFDDYEVNVVINGVEGGWGPITGLTYQVEGLDLNDEVQLKVRVAPGGASINCEAPEGSSNCVYDACFLTILAENVKDVSCDGYADGQVQIGIDKGIAPYNYFIDNANGQASNFFGQLSVGAHTVIVEDAQLCRDTITFTINNAPAFSVSLSIDETINCFEEENGAISATVTGGRGNIAYFWNASATADNASLSNLPADEYSVQAIDTAGCIATDTIQLVQPEAIQIDLDVSQISCSGDNDGAITAVVSGGTGNYNYQWNNNSNNNTISNLAAGNFCVTVTDASGCEQSACIDLTAPVAIFVDTSFSTPVSCFGGSNGTATLIASGGTGTLSYAWNDSLSQISSQAVFLRAGIYQTIISDEAGCSITANVEVQQPSALTVTTKVTDALCFDGKDGTALAEPLGGTGPYMYSWETGATGAMNTGLQAGAYVVTVMDNNGCETEALATIGQPSVPISTNVVQTFEGCFGAAANAAMVTASGGSNPVFSFAWSDPMQQTTATATNLDSTVHFVTVTDGNGCIAKDTLKLKDLPPIELLIIANSPSCSGFSDGEMGINQIMGGAGQGIISNYSIKWSNNSNNLAIQGLTGNRDYQVTVTDNQGCTGVSSRFLEDPISITFDAQIQNTSCFNATDGSASVVNIQGDGAAFNIRWDNNTGNQIGSTATALRAGSYGVTVTNEEGCFGTDIFSVGQPPRIEVAYQTKDNECYGDQIGKIQATVSGGTPGYTYLWSNNATAPSLQNLLAGSYTLTVTDQNGCESISTAAVVQPNPIELDLKGINVTCYGGRDGSIDISVSGGTAPFQYSLDNKNFTGSSRLIGLEQGAYNIFIKDAFGCFTSSQAEVGSPLEFKIDPGSDLTIVLGDTISLNAFPVNPAGSLKEVEYIWDAPYEGTLSCNECISPMAFPINTITYDVLGIDENGCEATSRITVFVEKPRLALVPTGFTPNNDNNNDLLQVHGMDKTFVKVFQVFDRWGELLYEQRDFEVNQSLGWDGTFRNEPMASGVYIWYMEVVYPYDDAEETLWGQTTLIR; encoded by the coding sequence ATGGCAATATGTAAGCGAATTTGCTCCGTCCTGATGATCGTGATTCCATTGTTTTCAAGCCCATTATTTGGTCAAGGAAATGTCTTTAACATTACCCAAGGCAATATACAAACCTGCTCAGGGGATTTTGTCGATAGTGGTGGGCGATTTGGCAACTATGGCCCTAATGAAAGGGATACCGTTGTTATTTGTCCTAGCGAACCAGGAAATTATATTCGGTTGACCTTCACTTCTGGGATAGCTATTGATCCCAATGATAGGCTCATCATTTATGACACGACCTACATTAATCCAAACCTCGAATTAGTTACTTCCGAGGAAATGGAAAACCTATCCAACCCTTTTATTGCCCAAGCCACGGCAGTCAATCCCAGCGGATGTCTAACTTTGCTGTTTATTTCTGATGGAACGGATGAAGGGGAAGGTTGGAATGCTGAAATTCAATGTACACAACGTTGTCAAAAGATCGAAGCGGTGATTGTAAATAGTGATCCAATCATCAATCCGCCAGATACGGGCTATATGGATATTTGCCCGGGAGAAATGGTTCAGCTTTCGGGGCAAGGTCTGTACTCACAAAACAACCTTTTTTATCAACAATCAGATCTTACCTCTTCCTTTTTGTGGAATTTTGGAGATGGGACAGAAGCTGTAGGCCCAAATGTCACCCATGTTTATGACGACCCTGGGGGCTATATTGTGCAATTAACGATTACAGATAACCAAGGCTGCCGAAACTACAACTTTCTTAGTCAAAGGGTAAGGGTAGCCCCCTACCCTAGTTTTGAGACTTTTACCGATTTTGCAGATCAATCTTGCAGCAATGATACGATTAGTTTAAAAGCCACCCTAAATGCTAGTGAAGGTGGTAATGTGATTGCATATCCAGGCGAAACAGGCTTCCTGGCGGGTGGTGTCCTTTCTGACTCACTGGCGCTCCCTGACGGAACGGGAGTTGTTTATGAAACGAGCATCTTATTGACTGATTTCTCTCCAGGGCAAAGGCTGGAAAATGTCAATGATTTGTTGAATGTTTTTGTAAATATGGAGCATTCCTGGCTTTTTGATATTGACGTCTTTCTCCGTTGCCCAGACGGCACCCAGATTATATTGCAGAAACAAGAATTCCAAGTCAATGAAGTTCATTTGGGCGAGCCCGTGGATGGAGATGAAAACATTCCAAATTCTGTGGGGGTAGGTTATGATTATTTTTGGACACCAAATGCCACCCAAACCTGGACGCAATACATCAATCAATTTGACCCAGAGACACTTCCTACAGGTAATTACAAACCTTTTCAACCCTTTAGCAATCTGCAAGGTTGTCCACTCAATGGAGAATGGACTATCATTGTGCAAGACTTATGGGCTGTAGACAATGGGTGGATTTTTGAGTGGGGTATAAATTTTAATCCAACCATTTATCCCAAACTTGAAAAATTCACCGTGCCCATTGTAGATTTAAGCTGGGAACAGAACCCCTCTTATCTATTCAATTCAGCCGATTCATTGGCTGATATCCTTCCCTTTGCAGGTAGCGAAAGTTACACCCTAAATGTGACCGATGCTTTTGGATGTGTTACAGATACCACTATCAACGTGGTGGTTTTACCGCAAAACCATCCCGATTGCCGAGATTGTCAGGAAATTATTCAGGAAGCTGCGGATGTGCTCCTCTGTGATCCACAAGCTGTTTCTTTTGATGTAAATGCCAATTTGCCAACACAAGAAACCCTGGTTTTTTCTTCTTCTCCCAATCATCCGCTTGGGGCTGCTAATAGCCCTCCTAGCAACCCGTATTTGGGTTACCTCTCGGTCAACGGAGTGAGACCGGTCACGCTAACCAGTCCATTCACACAAATCACCTCTATATGTATAGACATTGAGACGGACTGGGATGACGACTTAGAGATATTCTTAATCGCTCCATCCGGGGAGGTGCTAGAGTTAAGCACCAACAATGGTGGTGGTGGGCAAAACTATACCAATACTTGTTTTTCTTCTTCTGCACCGATTTCTATTACAGCTGGAACCCCTCCATTTACAGGCTCTTTCCAGCCCGAAGGAAGCTGGAGTGACCTACAAGGAGCTACTATAAATGGAAACTGGGCGATTCAGGTGAGTGATGCCTTTGGTCCCTTACAAGTGGGGCGACTCAATTCGTGGTCGATTACCTTTGTATCTAATAACGAGGTCTCTTATTCCTGGACCCCTTCTACGGGGCTTAGTTGTACAAATTGTCCGAATCCGACGGCGAACCCTGGTGTCAGCACCAACTATATCCTATCTGCTTCTGATGATTATGGATGTACCGCTGTCGATACCATTTCCGTTGTTTTTCTTGATGATATTACAGCCCCAATTGTCAGTTGCGACGTTACCGATTTAGGACAAATCACCTACACTTGGTCCCAGGTAAATGACTTTGATGATTACGAAGTAAATGTGGTGATAAATGGCGTTGAAGGGGGATGGGGGCCCATTACGGGATTGACCTATCAGGTAGAAGGCCTTGATCTCAATGATGAGGTGCAATTAAAGGTTAGGGTGGCGCCAGGAGGTGCCTCTATCAATTGTGAAGCGCCGGAAGGATCTTCCAACTGTGTGTATGATGCTTGTTTTTTGACCATTCTTGCTGAAAATGTGAAGGATGTAAGCTGTGATGGTTATGCTGATGGGCAGGTTCAAATTGGAATTGATAAAGGGATAGCACCATACAATTATTTTATCGACAATGCGAATGGACAGGCTTCCAACTTTTTTGGCCAACTAAGTGTTGGGGCACATACGGTGATCGTAGAAGATGCACAGCTTTGTAGAGATACCATTACTTTTACTATTAATAATGCTCCAGCCTTCTCGGTTTCTCTTAGCATTGATGAAACGATTAATTGTTTTGAAGAGGAAAATGGTGCGATTTCTGCTACTGTGACAGGCGGTCGAGGTAACATTGCTTATTTCTGGAATGCATCAGCCACTGCTGATAATGCTAGCTTAAGCAATCTTCCCGCTGATGAATACAGCGTTCAAGCTATTGATACCGCTGGTTGTATTGCCACCGATACGATTCAATTAGTCCAACCAGAAGCCATCCAAATTGACCTGGACGTTTCGCAAATTAGTTGCTCTGGCGACAACGATGGTGCCATAACTGCGGTAGTTTCTGGAGGAACTGGCAATTACAATTACCAATGGAATAACAATAGTAACAATAACACCATTAGCAACCTGGCGGCTGGTAATTTTTGTGTCACAGTGACGGATGCCAGTGGGTGCGAACAAAGCGCATGTATAGACCTGACAGCTCCAGTGGCGATATTTGTAGACACCTCCTTTTCAACCCCAGTCAGCTGTTTTGGGGGATCTAATGGAACAGCTACCCTCATAGCTAGTGGCGGAACAGGTACCTTAAGTTATGCCTGGAATGATTCGCTTTCTCAAATATCGAGTCAAGCTGTTTTCTTAAGAGCAGGCATTTACCAGACGATTATTTCGGATGAGGCAGGTTGCTCTATTACCGCTAATGTTGAAGTGCAACAGCCTTCGGCATTGACGGTAACCACAAAAGTCACGGATGCTTTATGCTTTGACGGCAAAGATGGGACGGCCCTGGCTGAGCCTTTAGGTGGAACGGGGCCCTATATGTATTCCTGGGAAACAGGGGCAACTGGCGCAATGAATACAGGATTGCAAGCGGGTGCCTATGTGGTCACTGTTATGGATAACAATGGATGCGAAACCGAGGCCTTGGCTACTATTGGTCAACCTAGCGTACCGATTAGCACAAATGTCGTACAAACTTTCGAAGGTTGCTTTGGGGCGGCAGCAAATGCTGCAATGGTCACCGCATCGGGCGGTAGTAACCCCGTTTTTAGTTTTGCCTGGAGCGACCCCATGCAACAAACCACCGCTACAGCTACCAATCTCGACTCTACTGTCCATTTTGTTACCGTTACAGACGGAAACGGTTGTATAGCAAAAGATACCCTAAAATTGAAAGATTTGCCTCCTATTGAATTACTCATTATCGCTAATTCCCCCAGCTGTTCCGGCTTTTCGGATGGCGAAATGGGCATTAACCAGATAATGGGAGGAGCCGGACAAGGAATTATCAGCAATTATAGCATTAAATGGAGTAACAATTCTAATAACCTGGCCATTCAGGGCCTTACTGGCAACCGAGATTACCAGGTCACGGTAACAGACAATCAAGGCTGTACAGGCGTAAGTTCCAGGTTTTTAGAAGATCCTATTAGTATTACCTTTGATGCGCAAATCCAAAACACTTCCTGCTTCAACGCAACGGATGGAAGCGCAAGCGTGGTCAATATTCAAGGAGACGGGGCGGCCTTCAACATCCGCTGGGATAACAATACGGGTAACCAAATCGGCTCAACTGCTACTGCTCTGCGAGCAGGCAGCTATGGTGTTACGGTCACCAATGAAGAAGGTTGTTTCGGCACGGATATCTTTAGCGTAGGCCAACCACCGCGGATAGAAGTGGCCTATCAAACCAAAGATAATGAGTGCTATGGCGACCAAATTGGTAAAATCCAGGCCACTGTTTCGGGTGGTACGCCAGGATATACCTATTTGTGGTCGAATAATGCAACCGCGCCTTCCTTGCAAAATTTATTAGCAGGTAGTTATACCCTTACTGTTACCGATCAAAATGGTTGTGAATCCATTAGCACTGCTGCCGTGGTTCAACCCAATCCGATAGAATTAGATCTAAAAGGAATAAATGTCACTTGTTATGGGGGTAGAGATGGAAGCATCGATATCAGTGTTTCGGGTGGCACAGCGCCATTCCAATATAGCTTAGATAACAAAAACTTTACTGGTTCCAGCCGATTGATTGGCCTTGAACAAGGAGCCTACAATATCTTTATCAAAGACGCCTTTGGTTGTTTTACAAGTAGCCAGGCGGAAGTAGGTAGCCCGCTTGAATTCAAGATTGATCCAGGAAGTGACCTTACGATTGTCCTCGGAGATACCATTAGCCTCAATGCCTTTCCGGTAAATCCGGCGGGCAGCCTCAAGGAAGTGGAATACATTTGGGATGCACCCTATGAAGGAACGCTTAGTTGCAATGAATGTATAAGCCCCATGGCTTTCCCTATTAATACCATAACCTATGATGTTTTAGGTATTGATGAAAATGGCTGTGAGGCTACGTCCAGAATTACGGTTTTTGTAGAAAAACCCCGCTTGGCCCTTGTCCCTACTGGTTTCACGCCGAACAATGACAACAACAATGATTTGCTGCAAGTACACGGAATGGATAAAACATTCGTAAAGGTTTTCCAGGTATTTGATCGATGGGGGGAATTGCTCTATGAGCAAAGGGATTTCGAGGTCAACCAAAGCCTTGGCTGGGACGGTACCTTCCGAAATGAGCCAATGGCCAGTGGGGTTTACATCTGGTACATGGAGGTGGTCTACCCGTATGATGATGCCGAAGAAACGCTTTGGGGCCAAACGACACTCATTCGATAA
- a CDS encoding PorP/SprF family type IX secretion system membrane protein — protein sequence MQRIITLLTISFVFILSSLRGQDARFSQFYANPLQLNPALIGVFEGKMRFSANYKQQYSSILKTQAYTSFSAGLEFRNNVNRGDFAAFSLAAFRDQAGISKFTRTRVLLGGAFMKQLGGSRKYKNNSQYLVAGAQIGLGQHSFDWSGLWFSQQFDNSNPSLPFINFDSDPGEIFGEQNSDMYADFNAGLLWYALFDDNLSIYMGGAIHHLTAPNVAFLDRGLEKLDSRYTVHMGGEVPFTEQLSLLPAIVGMVQGPSMSSTVGGNFRYTNGERNELAIRAGLWGHFSNKLESQIGMESVIITAILELETLNIGLSYDITTSELTEANNARGGLEVSLIYVTTAKRKQQLACPNF from the coding sequence ATGCAAAGAATAATTACCCTGTTGACCATAAGCTTTGTTTTTATATTGTCATCCCTCCGCGGTCAGGATGCCCGATTTTCTCAATTTTATGCCAATCCGCTTCAATTGAATCCTGCACTTATTGGTGTTTTTGAAGGAAAAATGCGTTTCTCTGCCAATTATAAACAACAATATTCTTCTATTTTAAAAACACAGGCTTATACCAGTTTTTCCGCAGGATTGGAATTTAGAAATAATGTAAACCGCGGTGACTTCGCGGCCTTTTCTTTAGCAGCTTTTCGAGACCAGGCAGGTATTTCTAAGTTTACCAGAACAAGGGTGCTTCTGGGTGGCGCATTCATGAAACAGCTAGGAGGAAGCCGTAAATACAAAAACAATAGCCAGTATTTAGTCGCTGGTGCTCAAATTGGCCTGGGGCAACATAGTTTTGACTGGTCGGGTTTATGGTTTAGCCAGCAGTTTGATAATAGTAACCCCTCTTTGCCATTTATCAATTTTGATTCAGATCCTGGAGAAATATTCGGAGAGCAGAATTCCGATATGTATGCCGATTTTAATGCCGGATTACTTTGGTATGCCCTCTTTGATGATAACCTGAGTATTTATATGGGTGGGGCGATCCACCATTTGACAGCGCCCAATGTCGCTTTCCTGGATAGAGGGCTAGAAAAATTAGACTCCCGCTATACGGTTCATATGGGTGGGGAGGTTCCTTTTACGGAACAACTCAGCCTGCTCCCTGCCATTGTAGGAATGGTTCAGGGGCCTTCTATGAGCTCGACCGTTGGGGGCAATTTCCGATATACTAATGGAGAGCGAAATGAGTTGGCGATCAGGGCTGGCCTTTGGGGGCATTTTTCAAACAAACTGGAAAGCCAAATTGGAATGGAATCTGTTATTATTACAGCTATTCTCGAATTGGAAACCCTCAATATCGGCCTTAGTTATGATATTACTACTTCTGAATTGACAGAGGCCAATAATGCAAGGGGAGGTCTGGAGGTTTCGCTGATCTATGTGACAACTGCCAAGCGAAAGCAGCAGCTCGCTTGCCCTAATTTTTAA